Sequence from the Plasmodium yoelii strain 17X genome assembly, chromosome: 10 genome:
TTCTACAACTTGATGGGCTCTACATATAAGATCAAGTTCATGTTttcttaaaaaattatgaactaCATCTTGACCAAATGTAAATGAAACACCTCTGTCATTTTCTCCCCATCCGTTTATTTCCTTTTCGGGATCTGACCATAATAAGTCACACAATAAGCCTGCACATAagcaaaaaattaaagcGGGGCaagtaaaaaattaaagcgGGACAAGCAACAAATTAAAGCGGGGCaagtaaaaaattaaagcgGGACAAGCAACAAATTAAAGCGGGGTAAACATTTATGCACTATACATGACCACATTCAAACTAACCATTATCTGGCACATCTGTGGGTCTTGTTATTTTTCGAATCTGCtccatattatttaattctgGTGATAATCCACCATGCATACAAAAAATTTTTTCATCTATTATAGCAGCTACTGGTAAACAGTTAAAGCAATCTATAAAAGTTTTCCATAGTTTAACACTATATCTTCTTTTGCATTCATCATAAAAACCGTAGATTCTATTTATAGATGCACATTCATGATTTCCCcttaataagaaaaaattttcaggatattttattttatatgctAATAATAGACAGATTGTTTCTAAGCTTTGTTTTCCTCTATCGACATAGTCgcctaaaaaaaaaaataaataaatgaaaaaaataaaaaagtaaaaataaaaaaaaataaaattattcaatttgttaaaaatggCTGTACGTGCGTATGCCCAATACACAtgcacacacacacacatgcCACATGCACGTATAGATGTTAacctaaaaataaataattggCATCCGGAGGGAAACCGCCATATTCAAATAATCTTAACAAATCATAAAACTGTCCATGAATGTCTCCACATATTTTGATCGGAGCTTCtaattctaataatattggttgatttaaaaaaatttctCTACTCGACAAACATAAAATTTTGATTTCATTTTCTGTCaaatttacatttttccCTGGTCGTGTTCCTCTAACTTCTATTAGTTTCGATATTACATTATCTATATCTATTTCTAATGCCATAATAAAagttactattattttaaattatgttTGCTTATCTCCTTCTAATTATGTACTAACTTTTACAGGAATTTTATTAGTCATTAAGTATATAcacatacatatgtatatataaatatatatatatatatatacatatatatattatatatatacatatacatatatatacaatatttggAACATATCTTGTAtgtaactttattttaaaataaaaaaatatgtagaGTAATATGTTGGCAATTCTAACTATgttaaaatacaaataacaTTGAGGTATATATTATGTCCCTTATAATTTATCGAAAATAATGATTGTACTGAGAAGAGTAATGGGCtgtgaatatatatacatagaagtgtgtatatatagaAGTGGTTATATATAGAAGTGGTTATATATAGAAGTGGTTATTGCTTGTGTTTACGTTTATATGCTTTAATGCTTATATGCTTTGATGCTTGTGTGGCCGTCTtgaaattaattaaaaaatatacccaTAATAGAATGCTCTTTACGCATGTGAAACtggttataaaaaaaaattcccaaataaataaaatatattgattattatggtttaaaaaaataaaattgtacTAATTTATGTATTggtatattataaaacaaaatgtgATATTCttcaatattattacaatCCGAATTTATTACTTAATGTATCCTATTTTCGTGAAAGAGGTTTCCTTTTTGTAAGCATTCTAATTTTACAAAAGTAatacacatatttttttatttggtcATTTTAACTAATGTCCCTTTTCTctttaatgatatttttaatatatatataatatatatataatatatatatttcaaactgataactttttttttttttttttgtatttgtattttggctatttttaatttcaataTAGCTATgttgaaatatttattccTTCCTTATATTtcctaaaaaatatattatatataagctattattttatttattctactttttatatttatatctaaatcaaatattttagaaactatataacataatcctataatgaaaaaatgtcaATATGATTATATCCTAACtgacataaaaaaaaaaaaaaaaaatcttaaACATGtgtcaaaaaaaaagaacatcaaaaaaatgtgtatataattatgaataaaataagaTATACATTtactatataatttatacaaGTACAAATATTCTTAATGTcgaaacataaaaaaaaaaaaacttaacAAATATGCTagcatattaaaaaaataaattaatctgtgaaatatatatttatagcataatttatttattgtttattatttttttatttatgcaatatacatatgtatatattttttattattattattattattattatattattattattactattttattattatatatttaattcattatagCTTTAAAagcaaaacaaaaaatatattgcgtatataatataaatattattatttcacggagataaataaaattaaaatatattttgtatatacttATTATGCAATTAAGtaaaatttgaataaaaatagtgaaattattttataatatataattaacaaaatttacACACTAAAAtgtatgataaaataaattttataatcatattaattttttttatataataattttattttatatttagaAAAGGGGGacgatgaaaaaaaaaaaaaaaaaaaaaaaaataaaataaaataaaataaaatgaaatgaaataaaataaaataaaataaaataaaacatatagcTTTGGCTTATTGAATTTTACatgatatataaaaatgctgagaaaataatattttacgtttttttatgaatattaaaaaaattgtatgtaAAAATTCAATTAGTTTTGTTTTGttgtgataatataaaaaataaacgtATTCTCAAATAGCTTTTAATTTTGCACAGCTATGTTTAGTATTccttaaaaaaagaaacaaaaaaGAATTAGTATATAAAcgatatttatattatctctctatatatttattcataataCATATCTGTTATTATGTGTGCTTAagtattaattattttatttcttcagcTTTTtagttttaatttttgttaaaatatgTGAAAATTAGCATGCTTGCGAATATATGTGCATGTTACATAAGcattatacatacatacatacatacatatattatatacatatttagtATAAGAAAGCTAATTATATATGTCACTCAAATATGTGTATCTcctattgtatttttttatgtaaaattcgaaatagtaaaatatttaatcaaaatatgACTTACAAATTTGtagtatgtttttttttttttttaaaagaaagGTATATTCTTGAAAGggaaataatattattggtatcaacatatataaatatacattagtaaatatttgttaaattgtgtgattaaaaataattcctttttttttaagcatAAACTTATatgatataatattattaagccttctataatatttattagccTTTAAAAAgcgataaaaaaaaattatgacatgtgcatataaatataagtttttttcttattttattatgaatGAGTCATAATTTTATGGAAATATTATATGTccatacatatttttttgtatagtattttaatatattttttattttttaactttgATTTAATTGGAAATggacaaaaaataattgtatatattttgcacacattattttctattgtagaactttttatattttacaatGTATGTAAATAATTTCAAGTGAATGGGCTTAAAAAAgtgtataaaatttaaattaatttcaTATTTCCAGTGGTTTTATAtgaaattatcataataataaaattgtctCGCATggctttttttatattatagaGCATAAGCTATTATAAAGAGGAGTATGACACCCttatgcatgtatgtatacatatatatatatttttttttatttattctctTATGGGTTTATGCTTTAAAATATACTTATTAACAATCCTGTTTTTGGCTACAAAGCAAATCATTGTATGcagtggaaaaaaaaaagcaaaaaaattaagagaaaatagtgataataatataacaatatatacatatagtAGATAATTGTACAATTAATgcagaaatatttttataaataaaaaaagaatttatGATTCAATAATAGTATTAATATCTTTGTAGATTTTATCTAATGGTCCTTTTTCTCTAATAAATTTACAAGTAACACCATCTGAAATAAttcttcctttttttttataattttgatattGATCTTTTGAAAAATTGGTAAATCCCCATTTATTACTAACAAAAACTTTTTGTCTACCtggaaatttatatttagCTCTTCTTAAAGCTTCACATGCTTTAGAAACaaaattttcttttgttCGAATCGAAAGTAAAACTTGACCAATATCTACTCTTGCAACAACACCATTTGGTTTTCCAAAGGCACCTCTCATACCAGTTTGGAGCCTATCGGCACCAGCACATGAAAGCATCTTATTAATTCTTAAAACATGAAATGGGTGAACTCTTACTCTTAAATGGAAATTATCTTTACCACAATTTGTGATCATATATTTGTTTGCACTAATACGAGCTGCTTCTAAAGCTTCTGATGAAATCTGTTCATATTCATAAGATACTAAATGTACAACACCACTGAATTCATTAACATCTGCTTTTTTTCTTCCCATATCATATATTCTTATTTTAGGGTCAGGTACACCTCTACAATATCTACTCTTAGGGTAGGGTTTATTTTTACAGTATCTATAGCACCTTGCTGGTCTTCTTCCCAtctaaaaaaatggaaaaaatgaaaaaatgaaaaaatggaaaaatataaaaaatggaaaaatataaaaaattaaatgcatatgctatatgtatatgcatatgcatgTGCTATAAGATTCAAGGTttctatataaaataaaaacaatatgcactaatatatatactgaACGAATGTTACATAACAGTTGCatagtataaataaattttcgGAATAAGCTTATAGGGATATATATGGGCCCCCCCCTTTGCTTTTCCTCTTAATTTATTgtagataaaataaaaaatttgtagttatataatattttaaatatatgaatataaaaacatgcacatacatataaaaataatatttataaagcCATATATCAATAAGGTTAATACATGAaagtattattaaaaaaattattaaaaaggataatataaatcagtatattatgtattatattaaaatgtacatatttatatatatacatgttttattgttattttataagCCTTACCTTGTTCtattaaatttgtattatCTATTAATAAGTTAATAAAAGTTTTTTGTATTCCttttgaataaaataataacttaaaataattatttttaaatatataataatatattattatatttaaataatttattcctccaaattgtaataaaaacaaagcaaaaaaaaaaaaaaaatataatttcaaaatcgatggaaaaatatatgcatatataaataagtatttaataaaacaagctgtaaaaaattatatatatataatttattaataagtaaatatatttaaacaatGTTTATTgggtatgtatataaaatatatataaatatatatatgtatgtatataaaatatatatgtatgtaaaaTGTTATTTCTACAAAGCCAAGAATAAAAAACCGCATGTGCTTATTCGCTACTATTATCTGGCATGTGCTTATTCGCTACTATTATCTGACTGACATGTACATattattagaaaataataaatatacttAACGAACATTACCCCCTAAAATAACATTTGTgcgtaaaaaaaaaaataggtGATAAAGATAGCGAAATGTTTAaccaaataaaaatgcatTGCATATAttgcatacatatattgcatacatatatttacatacatatatttacatacatataattatttacatatatttacatacatatagttatttacatatatatttttttcctataaaataataataaaaaatggaacTTTTTTAATGGAGcaaaaattggaaaattataaattatcacaattacataatatttatcaaaaaaaaaattcttcCTTTTTAAGAGCAAACAatcattatttgttttataattttttatgaaaaaatataacattacatttttgttttattactaaatttttatttcattactaaatttttattttattactaatttttgtttgatttaaaaaaaaaggaaaaaattcTTAGCCCACCCCTTTATCCTCTTATATATTACACTAACAATAATACTTAATTTTTTGGGAATATTTTGCAAAtgtgataaatatataattgctTACaacttatttataataaacaaaattcaaatatattaatttataatatataaaatattgtcGTAAAAAAGGTAAAATAAAAGTTTGCTTGTATATGCAATTgtaaaattatgtaatagTTGGTTATATAGAAATATTACAGAAGAACAATAATTATAGAAATGTAAAcaactataaaaataaaaatagtaaaaaaaaatatatgatgttatacattttttattttttttttataatttttaatatatttatattattttatatattttttaatgggttatatattactattttaatttttttatattattcggaaaataaatattcccttaattttgtttataaaaaaaagtgtgATCATATATGTCTGCACATTTATATAACTTGAAAATGCAAAATAagggaaaatatattacttaTCGATTTTCCTAAAAACTTAAATAACCATTTAACATATCaagattatataattataatataaaaacgatttgtaaaaaaaaaaaaaaaaaaaaaaaaagacatttTAATgtttgaatataaataatgaactTAATCCTTCATTCGCTTTTCTTTCCCTAAAACAacattatttcattattagtGATGATaagacaatttttttttttttttttttttttttttttttttttaatatatattaaatgatgattatatattttaaaataccacaaaaaaataatacaagaGTTAATAGTAGTATAATAGTTTTATTTTGTGAATAGAACAAAATAGGAAATATTTGTTCTTTCcataaattataaagaaTAATAAGTCAAGTGCATTAAAACTTAACACTTTTCCCTCTCCCCCCAAAAATGAATGTTTAAAATGTTTAGCATAATTTTATTGCATGATTGGTGATTGGCTAATCTGTTTTAttggttatttttttattttttagtgaCATTTTTGAACatgaaaacaaattaaataatctCTCTCTACATGCATACTACTACTACTACTACTAACAATAATGATAGTAGTaatagtagtaataataataatataataatagtagtGATAGTAGTAGTGATAGTAGTAGTGATATAAATGTTGCCACAAGGAAATGCAAGATTGTAGAattgcatatttatttaaaaattatagacAATAAAAGAAGGCatagtttaaaaaaaaataaaaaaaaaataaatgaggTAAttgatttaataaaatttgctaagtatattttacatatattttatttattatgaaAAGATGTTATATTTGAGTAATGAATATATCCCTATTTATATTAAGATATTACTGTTAAATATGTACATTCATGGAACTGCCCCATTATGTATGCATGGTTTTATGCATGGTTTTATTTATGGGtgaattatattattgttttattggTCATTTTATTGGTCATTTTATTGGTCATTTTATTGGTCATTTTATTGGTCATTTTATTGGCTGCTCAATTGGTTGGTAGATTGCTGTTATTATtagttttaaataaaattttgttaataaaatagtgtataaatatttatatttttttttttttctcaacttgtttaataaatataaaattgagtgatataaaaaatgaattaaaaatacatacatttgtttttaatatatgcgatatgatgaaaaatattatttttgcaAATAAAAAcgcataaaaaatatgcaaagtatgtttaaataaatataaaaaaaatatatatataataaataaatatatatataataaataaatatatatataataaataaatatatatatatatatataaataaattatatatatataaaaaatatatatatatgtatataatattttatgcatGCTGATATAATTAAAACTGCAATAATATTCATGTATAATTTGTAATAAGGCAAAGTTTTTTTAGCGCagtttgtatattattttgtatattttgtatattttattttgtatattttgtatattttattttgtatattttattttttctttttctttttctttttatttatttttcattttttatttttcctttttttggttttctttttttatttttccttttttttttgtaaaaatgttaaatataaatttataggTGTAATGGTacattatataatatcaCTTAAACTGTtttaatactaatataattttattcattttatatatatatattattaaaacaatttaagtaaaattatatatagtacTATATCCTAGCGCTTAAATATcaaacttttttatttattttattttatatatatccaagaattattatttttgttttattatatattaatttttgctTAATTTAATTCTTTTTCTCTATACCTGTCATATAAACATTAAAACTATCAAGACCATCtctatatgaataaaaatgtacataaaaataaatgtacataaaaacataaaaacatatatgcatatagacatacatttatttttctacATAACTAGAcgtattgttttattttaattttttttataataaatatccaATTCATGGTTTTACTGAATAATACTACCAAGccataaatattatcaaagcGGTTGAGAAAattgtataataaaaattggaaaaatagAATAAACAGATAAAAGCAAAGCTGAAGATATAACAAATCGAAGGCATAACAAATCGAAGACATAACAAATTTGAGGATCAAGTTTTGGATCAAGTTTGGGATCAACATTTTGAGGGCTgtttaaaatatagatgaaaaaaatgtcgGCAATGTCAATAAAAGTAGATAatagatatataataaaggaaaaagaaaatactaATAACCAATGTGATCAAATAAATGTAGATATCAAccatataataaaagatatatatggttttaattgtaataaaaaaagaagtgCCCATTTTATTAGCgataatacaataaataatagtcaagatataaaaaatttatataaaaaaataaaaattcaagattataataatataataaaaactaCCGAATCTCATGATAATAAGTCGGAATATGATCATGATACTTCTACAATTTTTGACAATaatgaaaacaaaaattGCATAAATGTTGGAAGCGGAAATGAAGATAATAACTATGGTTACCCAAATTTGAAGTCAAACAGAAAAAGTACAAAAAATAGtcgtgataataataataatattaatgatgatgttgaaaaaaaaaagagaatatgtaataattatacagataataatgtaaatgaagaaattgaaaataatttatcaaaaaagtTTGAAACACTTATTGATAATgtattagaaaaaatatcaacatgtaatgaaataaatcaagctaaaaaaattatgataccTATGATTAGTAActttatacaaaataattttgaatctaataataattcaaaagaagataataaaattgaaaatgaaattttgcaaaaagaaaaaaaagttttaataaatgcAGTTAAAACACAATAtcacaaaattataaatttacaaaaagtTATTGATAATCAAAAaattgaattaaaaaaaaaaaatgatgaattaaataaaataaaagctAAAGTacatgaatatttttatgatctaaataattcaaataaaagGGTTTTCAACATTTTAACTCCCGATGTCTATTAAATGTTGTTACTATAACAACGCTAGTAGTAGTAGTAGTAGTAGTAGAATAATTGAATTTTTGTGGttataactatttttttttctttttttttcttttttttctttttttttaataaacttATTTTTGTGGCAAAGCAAGAGCAACAGGCCATATACTCATATAAAGAGTACTTTGATTTAAAATTTAACCATTCCTAtctatcatttttttatatttttttatatttttttatattttttacttttacaCTATTGTAGTTTTTATCTATATGTGTATGTACATACATTGCATatgtttaaaattattttctaatttttccatgtatataatataaaatacaatttaCGCAGTTTTGTcaatgtattataaaaaaaaaaaaaaaacttatatattaacactgtatataattgttaaaaatattatcctttttttgttatacTCTCTAAGATTAGCTATATACACAAAATAccaattaaattattttattccgttatatataaaagattGTTGTCTAAATGTGCAAAAATGGGATACACAACACCATTTGCAATGTGTATGCATGTATCTTATTATGCccataaaaatagtaaagtAGACTCATTTATTTTGAGTGGGTTTCATTCAAAATGTGCACTAAAAAAATGGCCTTAAACAGTTTTTGTAtcttaaaattatgtaaaaaaaaaaaaaaaaaatatattattacaaaaaatggagtaataaaaatatgggaAACAAACTTAAAAATTGTCAAAAAAATTGTCAAAAAGTCGAAAGGGGAATGAGTCCATTTCACATGTACACATATgatgcatataataaaacaattcttcaaaaaaaaaaaaaaaaaacggaaAAATGTTGACCCATTTATCGCACCTTCTTACTAGCTAATAACATGCTAAGGTCAAcattttttcgttttttttttattcctttttccattttatatttCGAAATATAAGCTATTGCAAAATCATGTTGTTTTTTTAGTTCTTGTAAATTTATGGATGTGTTAATTAAAGGGTTAAATTCAAAAGagatgttattattattattattctctAAAATTAGattattattagaataaaaatttccagacaaattattatttatataagatAGTGCATTATAATTTTCGTCACCATTtcctatttttatttcatgtaTATTTGTAAGAGGATTATTATAGTCATTTccttttgtatttatattaaatgttTTATGAGATTGTAAAGAGTTAGAATTTGAAATAAATTCtttatctatcatattattataatttgaaaCATGATcagttttattaatattttctcgTAACacttttccatttttatcaaGTATATCTTcagttttttctttttttaaaattatatcgattacatttttaatattagtaTTAATAATTAACTCATTAGCATCTACATATTTATGACAATTTGGACATTTTATAGATTGCAATTTAGAATTAGTAgaaaaataatcatttttattttttttattatatataaatatacaagaTTTACAATATGTTTCCCCACAACAATGTAATGTAATTGGggatgtatataattttttgcataataaacatttatatatatttgaaattttattagaaTCATTATctgtattatttatatgatttaattttgatccaaatttatttgtattatctTGAATATTGTTTGTgtaattttcatcatttttttcatcatttttttcatcatttttttcatcatttttttcatcttgaTTTTTTTCTTTGACTCCTAAATAAATGTTAAGCTTATCATCTACACttctatataaatatgcacTTCCACTTACTTCttcaacattttttaatataccATAACTACCATctttcaatatatatatttgatcatatttatatatatcttctGCACTTATTTTTGTTAAGAAATTGGCTGGAATTCCAGTCggaacttttatttttttattattattaaatgcaCTCATtgtacaattttttatactATGCCCCTTTTTTCCACACATATGGCATATATAATCTGGGTGAACATATTCGTTGTTTGCTTCCGAACTGGGATAAGCGCCATTACTATgattattactattactatgattattactattactatgattgttataattattgttattgctCGGCCAATGGTGTGCCTTacttttatcatatttattatagccttcattattatttattttttgacgATTTAAACCACCAAGAATCGAACTATTATctgttttataaaaattatatgcattGTTATTCATTGTATTATAAGCTGATCCTGATATTCCCTTTTGAAAATTAGGACCCTTTTTAATAGTAGATGTATTTGacattttctttaatttATGCTGATATAAATTAGGATtcattttgtcttttttataataattaattctGCCTCTATATCcagaattatatatattgttactTTCCATAATTTCttgaatttttatatcttcatcttcattatttttttcactagAATCATAACTATTTCTGTTATAAATATTCCATGGTTTATTCCGACCATTAATTGTTGGGGTAGATGTAGAGGACGAAACTGTAgtattatcatatttttgagaatatttattaacttttaattgaccatttttatcatatacaTTTGAtttgtcattattatttaagggggtagtatttttatttttttctatatatgtCTTGTTACTATTTTGTAATAAATTTCTTGCCACACTAATACTAGTTCTTTGAATTTCTATAAACATTTGGTTATATATACTTTCATATTCGTTTAAAACTctattattatgatataaaagaatatctaaattattttgtaaatttaaattagctacttctaatattttattttttattgtattataacTACATGGTAATGATATCCTTAGTATGTTAGTACGTCCCTTACTTCCCTTAAAAttccaatatatatatgtgtcgATCATTTTtccttaaaatattttatttaatttccACTTTAGTTATTTTCTGCTCCGTTTGGTGCATTAATTTGTCCTATATAACGGACTTTGTAATATTTCGGTAcgtatatatgcacatatatcAGTTTGTATCACAACAAATTTTTgtaagcaaaaaaaaaagactgATTCATAACTTTTTGTGATATCTTTAGCACCCTATCCGTTTCTATACCTATCcctttttctctttttttttctctttttttttctctttttttttctctttttttttttttttttttttttttctcttttttttttttttctctttttttctttctttttttttctttttttttttcttttttttttctttttttttgaatatcgTGTACAAAATTATCACCTGTATTTATGTCTcactataattaaaatttcaAGTTAATACTGATTAC
This genomic interval carries:
- a CDS encoding serine/threonine protein phosphatase PP1, putative, whose product is MALEIDIDNVISKLIEVRGTRPGKNVNLTENEIKILCLSSREIFLNQPILLELEAPIKICGDIHGQFYDLLRLFEYGGFPPDANYLFLGDYVDRGKQSLETICLLLAYKIKYPENFFLLRGNHECASINRIYGFYDECKRRYSVKLWKTFIDCFNCLPVAAIIDEKIFCMHGGLSPELNNMEQIRKITRPTDVPDNGLLCDLLWSDPEKEINGWGENDRGVSFTFGQDVVHNFLRKHELDLICRAHQVVEDGYEFFAKRQLVTLFSAPNYCGEFDNAGAMMSVDETLMCSFQILKPVEKKKITT
- a CDS encoding ribosomal L10, which gives rise to MGRRPARCYRYCKNKPYPKSRYCRGVPDPKIRIYDMGRKKADVNEFSGVVHLVSYEYEQISSEALEAARISANKYMITNCGKDNFHLRVRVHPFHVLRINKMLSCAGADRLQTGMRGAFGKPNGVVARVDIGQVLLSIRTKENFVSKACEALRRAKYKFPGRQKVFVSNKWGFTNFSKDQYQNYKKKGRIISDGVTCKFIREKGPLDKIYKDINTIIES
- a CDS encoding zinc finger protein, putative; the protein is MIDTYIYWNFKGSKGRTNILRISLPCSYNTIKNKILEVANLNLQNNLDILLYHNNRVLNEYESIYNQMFIEIQRTSISVARNLLQNSNKTYIEKNKNTTPLNNNDKSNVYDKNGQLKVNKYSQKYDNTTVSSSTSTPTINGRNKPWNIYNRNSYDSSEKNNEDEDIKIQEIMESNNIYNSGYRGRINYYKKDKMNPNLYQHKLKKMSNTSTIKKGPNFQKGISGSAYNTMNNNAYNFYKTDNSSILGGLNRQKINNNEGYNKYDKSKAHHWPSNNNNYNNHSNSNNHSNSNNHSNGAYPSSEANNEYVHPDYICHMCGKKGHSIKNCTMSAFNNNKKIKVPTGIPANFLTKISAEDIYKYDQIYILKDGSYGILKNVEEVSGSAYLYRSVDDKLNIYLGVKEKNQDEKNDEKNDEKNDEKNDENYTNNIQDNTNKFGSKLNHINNTDNDSNKISNIYKCLLCKKLYTSPITLHCCGETYCKSCIFIYNKKNKNDYFSTNSKLQSIKCPNCHKYVDANELIINTNIKNVIDIILKKEKTEDILDKNGKVLRENINKTDHVSNYNNMIDKEFISNSNSLQSHKTFNINTKGNDYNNPLTNIHEIKIGNGDENYNALSYINNNLSGNFYSNNNLILENNNNNNISFEFNPLINTSINLQELKKQHDFAIAYISKYKMEKGIKKKRKNVDLSMLLASKKVR